The following DNA comes from Plectropomus leopardus isolate mb unplaced genomic scaffold, YSFRI_Pleo_2.0 unplaced_scaffold16049, whole genome shotgun sequence.
CTAACATCtaaaaaatgccctaaaatcctcaaaacaacctcaaatccaagaaatgtcctacaatcctaaaactttccaaaaattagagaattgtcctaaaatcctcaaaacatgcTTGAATCGTCGAAACCTCCTAATGtcttagaaatgccctaaaatccaaggaacTTCATAAAATCAGAGAATTGTCATCAGATCCTAAAAgcatccttaaatcttagaaatgtcctaaaatcttagaaatgccctaaaatcgtcaaaacgttctaaaatcaaagaaatatcctaaaattctagaactttccaaaaatctgagaaatgtccttaaatcctaaaaacatctcTAAATataagaaacatcctaaaatcccagaaccctcttaaaatttgagaaatgtcctaaaaccctggaaacatgtatggggctgctgtgactggcccctggcctcctgctattttacaaaagtggcccctggcagagcaggttgagtatctctgctgtAGATGGAGCAGGTGGGAGGTAAAGGACATAAAGTCCTAAGGGATCTAAAGTCGTCCTCCCTTCCTGCTGAGAGGGGACATGTTACCTGGACATGGCAATCTCCGCTTTCTGTTTGGAGATGTCCGCAGCCTTCTCCGCGGCCTCCACGGCGCGGTCCACCTTCTCCCGGATCTTGCTGGCCCTCAGTGGGATCAGGTTCTTGCGTTTCCCGCTCACCAGCACGTTCTGCTTGTACTTCCCCTCCTCCTTGGTGCCATCGGGGAAGGTGGTGCACCCGTACCCATGCCTCTTGTTCGCTGCCCATTCGCCTTCGTAACGCAGGCCGTCGGAGCGCCGGCTCACGCCCCAGCCGGCCCTCTGGTCGCTCCGCCACTCACCGGCGTACATCTCAGTGACAGTGGCGTCCACGGGGGCGCCCTGTTCGCTCTCGCTGGCGTTGGAGTGGATGTCCGATGCGGCGGAGCTGACGGTGCTCATGCCGGCCTCGCTGCAGAAGGAGCTCTGCTTGCTGAGCTGACTGGCCAACGAGCTTTTGGACTCAGAGCGCCGCAGCTTCAGGCCGCTCAGGATGGACTGCCGGAAGCGgcctttcctcttcctctggcGCTCTGCTTCGCTCGGAGCCGTCAGGGCGAACCCACCCCGGCCCACAGGGCTCCCCGCCAGCCCGGCCACCACCCCGTCCGTTGGCGTGGTGGCGGTGCCGTCCTCCAACACAGCCGGAGGGCCGTGGCTGTGCTCGGAGCGGAGGGAGTTTATGGATGTTCGCAGCGGGAAGAGGATGACGGCCGCCATGCCGTACGGTACACTCTGCCGCACGCCATAGCCGTGACGCATCCCGCCCAGCCACTGACCTTGGTAGGTTCCTGAGAGATAAACAGATACACAGTCAGAGTCAGAGATGTCCTGTTTTAGGCAAACTGCGCCCAGATGTCCATAACCAACAATGCTTTTGTTCCTGGGCGTCCtaacaaaatgtgacattaacccttagggcatTCAGCtactccatctgtgcccagagtacactctgtgctgcaagagtgtggtgcagtcaACAACCAAACTGTTGATATATTTCTAAATGaactaataaacaaaaaatatagaaatcaGTGTTTGGCAGCATATGTTttaacctttagggactgtttggtgcattttaggcgcttttcattcttaattttttgataattttggctgtgttcatgcatatggcattaATTTAGTCCagactgaaagtgaaaaatcctattaatgtatattttttattgccttatttagggctgggcgataaaacgataacgatatctattgtgaaataacttttcctcgacaGAATGTGGATAGAACgtattccagccatgtttttacagacaacatgaacagccaatgataatgaGAATAACACTGcggagaac
Coding sequences within:
- the LOC121964563 gene encoding junctophilin-3-like, with the translated sequence TYQGQWLGGMRHGYGVRQSVPYGMAAVILFPLRTSINSLRSEHSHGPPAVLEDGTATTPTDGVVAGLAGSPVGRGGFALTAPSEAERQRKRKGRFRQSILSGLKLRRSESKSSLASQLSKQSSFCSEAGMSTVSSAASDIHSNASESEQGAPVDATVTEMYAGEWRSDQRAGWGVSRRSDGLRYEGEWAANKRHGYGCTTFPDGTKEEGKYKQNVLVSGKRKNLIPLRASKIREKVDRAVEAAEKAADISKQKAEIAMSRMSHARGKAEAAEGVAQKAMEECRLARIAAKELSPSFHIYGN